The Moorena producens PAL-8-15-08-1 genomic interval GTCCCAGTCGGGGATTCAGCGGCTTTATCATTAGCTATGTTACAAGTACTTAAATCTCCATTAACTCAGGATAAATTAATGGAGCGGGCAAGGTACTTTTCTACTGAGCGAGCAGTGTCTGAGTATTTAGCTATCTTGAACTAAAGTCGTTAGTTAATTAAAAATTTAAAATTAAAAATTCAAAATTTTCCTCAATGTATTGTGTTTATAGCGTTTATCGCAGTTATGAGGTACGCTTCTCAACCTCAAAGTCCCCCTTATTAAGGGGGATAATGGGGGATCATTTTTTACTTTATAGGATATATGTCGTTAGTTAATTCAAAATTAAAAATTCAAAATTAAAAATTCAAAATTTTCCTCAATGTATTGTGTTTATAGCGTTTATCGCAGTTATGAGGTACGCTTCTCAACCTCAAAGTCCCCCTTATTAAGGGGGATAATGGGGGATCATTTTTTACTTTATAGGATATATGTCGTTAGTTAATTCAAAATTAAAAATTCAAAATTAAAAATTCAAAATTTTCCTCAATGTATTGTGTTTATAGCGTTTATCGCAGTTATGAGGTACGCTTCTCAACCTCAAAGTCCCCCTTATTAAGGGGGATAATGGGGGATCATTTTTTACTTTATAGGATATATGTCGTTAGTTAATTCAAAATTAAAAATTCAAAATTAAAAATTCAAAATTTTCCTCAATGTATTGTGTTTATAGCGTTTATCGCAGTTATGAGGTACGCTTCTCAACCTCAAAGTCCCCCTTATTAAGGGGGATAATGGGGGATCATTTTTTACTTTATAGGATATATATAGCAATTCTAAATAAATTAAATTGTCAAAGTTTTTGATGCCATATTGGCTACTCCCTACTCCCGTCTTGATGCAGTCGCTCATGGGGGAAACCCCCAAGACCGCGCTGCATCGCTACTCCCTACTCCCTACTGGGTGCATCTCATTTTTGCTGTTTGACACGGTGGTGCGTTACGGGGCGGCCTGTCCAAACCCTGACTACGAGGCGAAAAATGAAGGCCCCCCTGAAGCACCACTAGGAAAATTTTCAAAACTGAGATGCACCCTCCCTACTCCCTACTCCCTACTCCCTACTCCCTACTCCCTACTCCCTACTCCCTACTCCCTTTGCTATAGAAATAATTGACTATGTTAGCCACAGCTTACTTGGGACTAATCTTATGTATGTTGCTTACCGAAATAAAACGAAAAAAAACCGGTAAGTTGGATTTCCTGACCTTGGCTAACTTGATTTTCTTTCTTGTCTATGCTTTTCCAGGATTTGTCTTATCAGCTAACCTAGAAAATGCTAGGCATGAGTTGAACTGGGGAAATACCTTATACACTGACAACCCACAAACAGTTATTGCTATATTTGTGGGATACGTTCTGATTGTTATTGGTTTCTATTCTAAGTCAGCTGAAAAATTTGGTAAAACGATTACTATCAAGAGCTATAGTGACAATGTTGTGATTGTCTTTGCTATTTTGCTGCTGCTATTTTCTTGTCTATCTATTCAAATCTATGGCTCTCAGTATGGTGGCGTTATGGTAGCCCTTGCTAAAAGCCACCTGATTCGTTCAACCACGGTTGAAAGTGGCAACCTGGTTTTTTTTAAGAATTTTATGTTCTTTTCATTCTTTGCCTCTTATTTATTGGCAGCCCTGGTATTTTTTAGCAACGTAAAAAAAGGTAAATTTATCCTATTTAGTTTGTTTTTGCTATCTGTAGTCGCTTCCTGGATTTCAGCAACTTTAACAGCTGGGCGTATTCCTTTTGTCAGATACATTATCGGGTTTTATTTAGTTTATGTCCTTAAAACTGGCAAATTTTCCTTTACTTTCACCCTTACTTTTGTCTCTAGTGCTGCTCTGTTTCTGATTCACGGCAAAACCCTGTTTTTTAGCTTAAGTGCTTTGCCAGATGGCTATGTTGCTGTGGTGGAACGCTTTAGACAATCTCTGGACAGTGGTTCCAATGAAAGCTTTAGCATTATCGAACTAGTAGAGAACTTTGTGTTTCCAGTTCATTCCCTAGATGCAGCTTTTAATAATCATTATCCAATGCGGCTATTTCTGGATATCTACTATGGGGTGCTTTCCTTAATACCGGAACGTCTGACTAATATGGAGTTCCCAGAAACCCTATCCTTTGAGAATACAGCAAATATCATAGGCTCCAATGAGTTTGCTATCCCACCAGGTATACTGGCCTTTGGTATCTATAGTATGTCTTGGGTCGGACTAATTATCATATCGTTGAGTTTTGGTTGGATTGGTCGTTATCTACAAACTATTTTTAATAATCAGCTACATACAATATACTGGATGCCATTTGTTTACATTTTAACAGCTGTAACCTGGATAGATTTTATTACCTTTGGTGACCCAGAGGCTTACCTAATTGCTAATTTTTGGTTTTTTGCGGCTATGGGTCTATTACTATCTTTCGTTAGCAAGGTTTATTGGAAAAAGAACTATAAACTATGAAAATACTATACCTTACCACTGGAGTCTCCATAGGAGGTGCGGAGTTGATGTTATATCATCTCCTATCCAAGATCAACCGAAACCGCTTTAGTCCAGTGGTACTGTCTCTAATGGGGCGTGATACGGTAGGCGATCGCATTGAATCTTTGGGTATACCTGTTGCTCATATTGGTCTTGAACCAGGAAAGATTCCAACCCTAAAGGCATTCTCTAATTTAATTAATACGGTGAATACTCTCAAGCCTGATCTAATTCAGGGGTGGATGTATCACGGGAATATAGCTGCCAAATTAGCTAGTAGTTTTTATTCCCATAAAATTCCACTTTTGTGGAGCATTCATCATTCACTTTATTCCTTGTCCTCTGAGACTAAAATGACAGCATCACTGATTAGAAGTGGCGCTATTATTTCTAAATTTATCCAGGGAATTTGCTTTGTATCTAATCAAAGTAAATTACAGCATGAAGCCTTGGGATATTCTTCGGAAAACAGCTGTGTAATTCCGAATGGATTTGACACCTCTTTATTTAAACCATCCCTTGAAGCTAGAGCAGCTTTTCGTTCTGAGTTAGGCTTGTCTGAACAATCGATTTTAATCGGATTGATTGGTCGTTATCATCCCATGAAGGATCACCCTAATTTTATCCGGGCTGCTTCATTGTTAGTCAAAGACTTTCCTGATGTACATTTTATTATGGTTGGCACAGAGGTTGATCAAGAGAATAATTTTTTATCTTCGTTGATTCAGGACTTAGGACTATCGAATCATTTCCACTTACTAGGAGAACGCAGTGATATTCCTCGCCTGATTGCTGCTCTCGATATTAATACTGTGGCTTCTGCTTATGGGGAAGCCTTTCCTTTAGTTATTGGAGAGGCTATGTCGAGTTGTGTTCCCTGTGTGGTAACAGATGTGGGTGATTCAGCCTGGATTGTGGGTAATACGGGACGAGTGGTACCCCCAAGAAACTCAGAAGCATTGGCTAGGGCTTGGAAAGAGCTAATTTTGATGGGTAATGAAGGTAGGAAAGCGTTAGGAAAAGCAGCAAGGTCTAGAATTATTGATTCTTTTTCTATAAACTCAGTTGTCGAGCAATATGAGAGCTTATATGAACTTATTTTAGCTTAAAAATAGTGCTGATTGCGTCAGTCATGAATCCTGATAGCTAATTATGGATATTTTAATTATTGTAAACCAAGATAACTAGTATTGAGTAATAAATAATCATGAATAGACTTTTAATCATAACTACTATTCCGGATACAATCCGTGGCTTCCTGCTTCCCTTGGCTCACCACTTTCGGTTTGAAGGCTGGCGGGTAGATGCTATGGCTCAGGGAGTTTCGGCTTGTGAGGAATGCTTGGCAGCTTTTGACCAGGTTTGGGATGTCCAGTGGTCACGCAATCCCTTGGATCCACAGAATCTACTGTTGGCTCCACGAACTATCCAAGAAGTAATTGCTCAGAAGAACTATGATATTGTTCATGTACATACCCCAGTAGCGGCTTTTATTACTCGTTATGCTCTAAGGGGTTTGAGAAAGCAGGAAAAACCCAGGGTAATTTACACGGCTCATGGCTTTCACTTCTATGGTGGGGGACAACCTTTAAAAAATGCTTTGTTCCTGACATTGGAAAAATTGGCTGGACATTGGACTGACTACTTAGTAGTAATTAATCATGAGGATAAAGATGCAGCTAATCACTATAATATAGTGCCACCACAACAGATTCGTTATATGCCAGGAATCGGTGTTGATTTGGAATACTACAATTTTGATTCGACTCCTGTAGCTGATGTGATGGCGGTGTACGAGGAGCTGGGAATAGCACCGGAAAATCCACTATTTTTGTCAGTTGCTGAGTTTATCCCTCGTAAGCATCATCAGGATATTTTAAGGGCATTTGCCTGTTTGGAGCGATCTGATGTCCACTTGGCATTGGCAGGAGATGGAGATGAAGAGTGGACTCAACAAATGCAAGACTTGGCATCAGCTCTAGGCATTAAACATCAAGTACATTTCCTTGGTTTCCGCCGGGATATTCCGACTCTGATACAAGCCTCCATCGCAACACTGTTGGTTTCAGAACAAGAAGGACTTCCTAGAAGTGTGATGGAGTCCTTGTGTCTGGAAACACCAGTGATTGGGACTAATATCCGTGGCACTAGGGATTTGCTGGCAGGAGACTGTGGTCTTTTGGTTGAGGTGGGGGATATCAAGGGAATCGCTCAGGCCATGACCTGGGTATTAGACCATCCTGAAGACGCCTTAGCTATGGGCAAACGTGGACGGGAGCAAATGAGTGCTTATGATTTACAAAACATTCTGGAACTCCATGAGGCTTTGTATAGTGAAGCAATAAGCGATCGCATTTTGACACCTTTAGGCACTGGACTTTGGCCTGTTTACAATGACTCTATGTAAACAGATGGGCTTAATTAAAGCAATTTTTGTTGAAGGTTTAAGGTTTAAAGTTTAAGGTTGAAGGTTTCGAGGTTGAAGGTTGAAGGTTTAAGGTTGAAGGTTAAAAGTTTAAAGTTGTTCGCCCTTGGCGTTCCCCTAGGGTAGGTTTAAGGTTAACCACCTGCCGATCTTTGGGGGGATAATACCAATTCTCGCTGATTACGGTTACACATCAATTTCATTTCCCGATCTTCTGATCTCCCCATATCCCCATCTCCAAGTGAATATCTTTGATATTAAATCATCCCACGTTATACAAGTCGTGGGATTTTAAGTGTGTGCATGATTAGTCATTATTAATCACTATAGCAAAGGGAATAGGGAATAGGGAGTAGGGAGTAGGGAGTAGGGAGTAGGGAGCACGGAGCAAAGAAAAAAACTTATTATAATTCCTACACGGAGTGCTATTACACCTAATACCTAATACCTAATACCTAATACCTAAGACTTAATGACTAGTAATAGCCATTGTGGCAACACATCCCAGTTCAAACGTTATATTTTTTATTTAATAAGATAAAAAAAATGTGTTTTGAGTGAACTATGACGAACATTTTTCCTAGCCATAAATTACAACAACTAATTAAAGAGATTGCCGACAGATTGGTTGCTGCGACCGCTCTGATTGTTTTATCGCCTGTTATCCTAATTATTGCGATCGCAATCTACTTCAGTATGGCAAGACCAATTGTTTTCACCCAACTAAGACCGGGGAAAGATGGTCGGATTTTTAAGTTCTATAAATTCCGCACCATGACCGATGATTGCGACGGCGATGGTAATCTACTTCCGGATGAAGAACGCCTGACCGCAATTGGTGAATTTCTACGGGAAACCAGTTTAGATGAACTTCCTCAACTTTTGAATGTTCTGAAAGGGGATATGAGTTTTGTCGGACCTCGTCCTTTACTGGTGGAGTATTTAGATCGCTACAATTGTGAACAAGCACGCCGCCATGAGGTGAAACCTGGTATTACGGGTTGGGCACAAGTTAATGGTCGCAACACCATTAGTTGGGAAAATAAATTCAAATGTGATGTTTGGTACGTTGATAAGTGGAATCTCTGGCTTGATTTTCAAATCCTATTCCTAACCTTTATTAAAGTGACCAAGCGCGAAGGTATTGTTAACCCAACCCACTCTACCTTAAGTGAGTTTCAGGGGAGCTCTCCCTCTTGTTAATACCAATTAAATTTATTCCTGCTAAACGATGATAATCAGGTGATTAATTGATGGGGAGATGGGGAGATGGGGAGATGGGGAGATGGGGAGATGAGATGATCAGGTAATCAGGTAATGGGGTGATTAATGTGTAGCAATAGTGTTTGAAGTTTGAATAACGTATTGAAATAGTAGCAAATTTAATTATTAGTTTTTTAGATAACAGTATGGATAGTAAAATTATTGATTTTTTAAGCCCGTTATGGGGAGAAACCCTCAAGCAATTACGTCATGATATCTATCATATAGCCGACTATTTTACTCTAGAGTCTAGACGAAATCAAGGGATACCGGAAGCAATTGTAATAGCCGATGGAGATAAAATTTTCTTCGTTCCTTATTTACTGCGCAAATGTGATGACATTTGCGATCAAGACTCAGGGGATTTATTTGATGTGGTCTCTCCCTATGGTTATCCAGGAATTTTATTAAGTGAGGCAGCTGCTAGCACACCAGGGTTTGCTAATGCAGCAATGGCTGAATTCAAACGTGTGTTATCTGTCAAGGGAGTATGTTCAGCTTTCTTGCGACTTCATCCCATACTTAATCATAATATTAATGAATTATTTAACCCTAACCCGTTTACCTTCAATGGCGAGACAATCTCCATTGATTTAACACTCCCTGAGTCTAAACTCTGGAGTCATACCCGCAAAGATCATCGCAATAAGATTAATAAGTGTAAGCGTGCTGGAATGACAGCCAGAATGGTTCCATTTAAAGACTACATTCAGGAATTTATTGAAGTCTATCAAGAGACTATGGATCGGGTAGGTGCTTCAGGGTTTTATTATTTTAACTATGATTACTTTGTCGGACTATTAGAGACACTAGGAGAGCAACTTCACCTCTGTATTGTTGAACTGGATAATCAAATCATATCCGCTGGTATTTACACAGAATGCTGTGGCATCGTTCAAGCTGTCCTGGGTGGAACTAAAACCCAGTTTTTCAAACAATCTCCAAGTGTTTTAGAAACAGATTTTGTCCGACTCTGGGCTAAAGAACGCGGCAATGAATTTTTGCACCTTGGCGGTGGTGTAGGAGGCGCAAAAGATAGTCTCTACAATTTCAAAGCGGGTTTCTCCAAGCAAAGACACACCTTCCTGACACTACGTTTAATTACTGATCAAGAAAAGTATCGTTATCTCGTTGATTTACGAGCCAAAGCATTAAACACTGACCCAGAAAAACTCCTCCACTCGAAATTCTTCCCCGCCTATCGTTGTAATCATTAAGCTGTTCAGCATTTAGATTGGCATATTTAAATTGCTAAAAGGGAACAGGGAACAGGGAACAGGGAACAGGGAACAGGGAAAAAATATTGTGAACCTCATAGTTATGAACAAACCTGTAGTTATTAAGCAACTTCAGCTAATGAATATTTCCACCT includes:
- a CDS encoding sugar transferase — protein: MTNIFPSHKLQQLIKEIADRLVAATALIVLSPVILIIAIAIYFSMARPIVFTQLRPGKDGRIFKFYKFRTMTDDCDGDGNLLPDEERLTAIGEFLRETSLDELPQLLNVLKGDMSFVGPRPLLVEYLDRYNCEQARRHEVKPGITGWAQVNGRNTISWENKFKCDVWYVDKWNLWLDFQILFLTFIKVTKREGIVNPTHSTLSEFQGSSPSC
- a CDS encoding glycosyltransferase family 4 protein, with amino-acid sequence MKILYLTTGVSIGGAELMLYHLLSKINRNRFSPVVLSLMGRDTVGDRIESLGIPVAHIGLEPGKIPTLKAFSNLINTVNTLKPDLIQGWMYHGNIAAKLASSFYSHKIPLLWSIHHSLYSLSSETKMTASLIRSGAIISKFIQGICFVSNQSKLQHEALGYSSENSCVIPNGFDTSLFKPSLEARAAFRSELGLSEQSILIGLIGRYHPMKDHPNFIRAASLLVKDFPDVHFIMVGTEVDQENNFLSSLIQDLGLSNHFHLLGERSDIPRLIAALDINTVASAYGEAFPLVIGEAMSSCVPCVVTDVGDSAWIVGNTGRVVPPRNSEALARAWKELILMGNEGRKALGKAARSRIIDSFSINSVVEQYESLYELILA
- a CDS encoding glycosyltransferase family 4 protein, yielding MNRLLIITTIPDTIRGFLLPLAHHFRFEGWRVDAMAQGVSACEECLAAFDQVWDVQWSRNPLDPQNLLLAPRTIQEVIAQKNYDIVHVHTPVAAFITRYALRGLRKQEKPRVIYTAHGFHFYGGGQPLKNALFLTLEKLAGHWTDYLVVINHEDKDAANHYNIVPPQQIRYMPGIGVDLEYYNFDSTPVADVMAVYEELGIAPENPLFLSVAEFIPRKHHQDILRAFACLERSDVHLALAGDGDEEWTQQMQDLASALGIKHQVHFLGFRRDIPTLIQASIATLLVSEQEGLPRSVMESLCLETPVIGTNIRGTRDLLAGDCGLLVEVGDIKGIAQAMTWVLDHPEDALAMGKRGREQMSAYDLQNILELHEALYSEAISDRILTPLGTGLWPVYNDSM
- a CDS encoding peptidoglycan bridge formation glycyltransferase FemA/FemB family protein; translation: MDSKIIDFLSPLWGETLKQLRHDIYHIADYFTLESRRNQGIPEAIVIADGDKIFFVPYLLRKCDDICDQDSGDLFDVVSPYGYPGILLSEAAASTPGFANAAMAEFKRVLSVKGVCSAFLRLHPILNHNINELFNPNPFTFNGETISIDLTLPESKLWSHTRKDHRNKINKCKRAGMTARMVPFKDYIQEFIEVYQETMDRVGASGFYYFNYDYFVGLLETLGEQLHLCIVELDNQIISAGIYTECCGIVQAVLGGTKTQFFKQSPSVLETDFVRLWAKERGNEFLHLGGGVGGAKDSLYNFKAGFSKQRHTFLTLRLITDQEKYRYLVDLRAKALNTDPEKLLHSKFFPAYRCNH